A region of Asterias amurensis chromosome 20, ASM3211899v1 DNA encodes the following proteins:
- the LOC139952527 gene encoding uncharacterized protein has product MDGLWLACLRLTLLVILGLFGTGRTQQIGDLRLVNGPFPNAGRVEMYLGFRGWFTTCDRSWSIDDAIVVCRQLGFPGAALARARSPYGGVVGMPLAREWKCRGDEKRLDDCSYTGKPRCTDAVGVICQGPGYVGCYADFSGNFNSVLRDSYVSTDIMTVSSCRSHCEGINSLLAGLKNGQECYCSKESGVLAPRTKTSDGQCQMPCAGNIDEVCGGGASMVRSSGPDRLTVFDVTLGKCQPGELKNGRALDNEYSFNDVMRFECNAGYHMMNASALRCVMLPDGTGSHVTWNASFPSCQEIIDTQPRMAQGESIAGYDSKDHQYIIVAVMFGVLVLLFSAIIFLFARKKMSARKDERRRITSIRSDPPPNYQDLVLDYEPIADPKTGSYPIQPDQTDNGLYQTLALPPDRPPSYALRVNVPGHPTYPEKLWRHAAKR; this is encoded by the exons ATGGACGGATTGTGGCTGGCATGTCTGCGACTGACTTTACTGGTGATACTCGGTCTATTCGGAACTGGGAGGACGCAACAAATAGGAG ATCTCCGTCTAGTCAATGGACCTTTCCCCAATGCTGGCCGGGTAGAGATGTACCTCGGTTTCCGGGGCTGGTTCACGACTTGTGACCGCAGCTGGAGCATCGACGATGCCATCGTGGTGTGCCGGCAGCTGGGATTCCCGGGGGCTGCGCTAGCAAGAGCCCGGTCCCCATACGGGGGAGTAGTCGGGATGCCCCTGGCTAGAGAATGGAAGTGCAGAGGTG ATGAAAAGCGCTTGGATGACTGCAGTTACACAGGGAAACCAAGGTGCACTGATGCAGTAGGGGTCATCTGTCAAG GACCAGGCTACGTAGGATGCTACGCCGACTTCTCTGGGAATTTCAACTCCGTCCTTCGGGATAGCTACGTATCCACGGACATCATGACTGTATCGTCTTGCAGGAGCCATTGCGAGGGCATCAATTCCCTCCTGGCCGGCTTGAAGAACGGTCAAGAGTGCTACTGTAGCAAGGAGAGCGGAGTCCTCGCGCCTAGGACCAAGACGTCAGACGGGCAGTGCCAGATGCCTTGCGCCGGTAACATCGATGAGGTGTGCGGTGGTGGGGCGTCAATGGTCCGATCGTCTGGTCCCGATAGATTGACGGTATTTGACG TGACTCTCGGTAAATGTCAGCCGGGTGAACTGAAAAATGGGCGTGCCCTggataatgaatattcattcaaTGACGTCATGCGCTTCGAGTGTAATGCAGGCTACCATATGATGAACGCATCCGCTCTCCGATGCGTCATGCTCCCAGACGGGACCGGAAGCCACGTGACCTGGAACGCCTCGTTCCCAAGTTGCCAAG aaatAATAGACACCCAACCCAGGATGGCGCAGGGGGAATCGATTGCTGGATACG ATTCTAAAGATCATCAGTACATCATAGTAGCAGTCATGTTTGGAGTactagttttgttgttttcagcCATCATCTTTCTTTTCGCTAGAAAGAAGATGTCAGCAAGAAAAGATGAACGTCGAAG GATCACATCTATCAGGAGCGACCCCCCGCCAAACTATCAAGATTTGGTGCTAGACTACGAACCCATAGCTGACCCTAAAACCGGTTCATACCCGATCCAACCGGATCAAACTGATAACGGCCTGTACCAGACTCTTGCTCTGCCACCGGACCGACCGCCGAGCTATGCTTTACGAGTCAATGTACCGGGCCACCCAACCTACCCAGAAAAACTCTGGAGACATGCAGCAAAGAGGTGA
- the LOC139952529 gene encoding uncharacterized protein encodes MSDHLPYNPSGVRITNPTLEKTRLEIFLPSLDSTPDGGDKLVNETEEEVWSSTSKSSPLEGVSNMAHPLYKSSRDSGSNVPPKLKTRFTTTPAGNETCSLSAAASQTNSAGILGDLNGLPSRPGFSKDAKFLSSYSHNYGHSEGGKTWWSCK; translated from the coding sequence ATGTCAGATCACCTTCCTTATAACCCTAGCGGGGTTAGAATAACCAACCCAACTCTGGAGAAAACACGACTCGAAATATTCCTTCCTTCCTTAGACTCCACACCAGACGGTGGTGACAAGTTAGTGAATGAGACCGAGGAGGAGGTTTGGAGTTCCACGAGTAAATCTTCACCTCTTGAGGGCGTATCCAACATGGCGCATCCGCTGTACAAATCCTCCAGGGATTCAGGTAGCAACGTCCCACCTAAATTGAAAACTCGATTCACTACCACACCTGCAGGCAACGAAACCTGCTCGCTGTCCGCAGCGGCTTCACAGACAAACTCAGCGGGGATACTGGGGGATTTAAACGGCCTTCCATCCAGGCCTGGATTCAGTAAGGACGCCAAGTTCCTGTCAAGTTATTCTCACAATTATGGACATAGCGAAGGAGGTAAAACTTGGTGGTCTTGCAAGTGA
- the LOC139952528 gene encoding ficolin-1-like, with protein sequence MGVTRFSIMLCVILCVFALTVSSHQSSTRRSVSRPRKDNGPGPCSCPVQVTGCNDTVYRQLSSELEDTRRQLQATTDKTSISTELEETRLQVEQLEVSVVSSQDLVSSEFHDIRQQLGELKTSVSAVLDALKDTLPVEEFFPSNATWRTEKASALNNKTFPMDISSISDATERNELVTTPQADTLDKDCSEVLASGVSTSGVYTVQPLDSGEAFRVYCDMETDGGGWTVFQRRQDGSEDFYLDFASYSRGFGNLLGEFWLGNDYLHRLTAQGEYELRVDLTDFVGSRKYALYDSFSIAGVENNYTLKVRGYSGTAGDSMRLHNNRPFSTKDRDLDGYSGNCAKMFHGAWWYNACHSSNLNGEYLGGLTAEFSRGVNWKSWKGFLYSLKTAEMKIRMKQ encoded by the exons ATGGGTGTGACACGTTTCTCCATCATGTTGTGCGTTATTCTGTGTGTCTTTGCACTGACTGTGAGTTCTCACCAGTCTAGCACTAGACGAAGCGTGAGCAGACCCCGTAAGGACAACGGGCCTGGACCGTGTTCCTGCCCGGTTCAAGTCACAGGCTGCAATGACACGGTTTACCGCCAACTCTCCTCCGAGCTCGAAGACACGAGACGACAACTGCAAGCAACGACTGATAAGACATCGATTTCAACTGAGCTAGAAGAAACTAGACTTCAGGTTGAACAACTTGAGGTGTCGGTTGTGAGTTCTCAAGACTTGGTTTCCTCCGAGTTTCATGACATTCGGCAACAGTTGGGTGAGCTGAAAACATCCGTGTCTGCTGTTCTGGATGCTCTGAAAG ATACCCTGCCCGTCGAAGAGTTTTTCCCAAGTAATGCAACTTGGAGAACTGAAAAAGCATCAGCTTTAAATAACA AAACCTTTCCCATGGACATCTCTAGTATAAGTGATGCGACTGAGAGAAATGAATTAGTCACAACGCCACAAGCCG ACACCCTAGACAAGGATTGCTCGGAAGTTCTTGCGAGTGGTGTATCTACCAGTGGTGTGTACACGGTTCAACCTCTCGACTCCGGTGAGGCTTTCCGGGTATACTGTGATATGGAAACAGACGGTGGTGGATGGACG GTTTTCCAGCGGCGCCAGGACGGCAGTGAAGATTTCTATTTGGACTTCGCCAGCTACAGCCGGGGCTTTGGGAATCTATTGGGAGAGTTTTGGCTCGGAAACGACTACTTGCACCGTCTGACCGCTCAGGGCGAGTACGAACTCCGCGTAGATCTCACGGACTTCGTGGGAAGCAGAAAGTACGCCCTCTACGACTCGTTTAGTATCGCTGGAGTTGAAAACAACTACACGTTGAAAGTTCGGGGTTATTCTGGAACTGCTG GTGACTCGATGAGACTTCACAACAACCGTCCCTTCTCAACCAAAGACAGAGACCTTGACGGATATTCCGGTAACTGTGCCAAGATGTTCCACGGTGCCTGGTGGTACAACGCCTGCCACTCGTCCAACCTCAACGGGGAGTACCTCGGCGGTCTTACGGCTGAGTTTTCCCGGGGAGTCAACTGGAAGAGCTGGAAAGGTTTTCTATACTCGCTCAAAACAGCCGAGATGAAAATCAGAATGAAGCAGTAA